A genomic segment from Sphingomonas astaxanthinifaciens DSM 22298 encodes:
- the yihA gene encoding ribosome biogenesis GTP-binding protein YihA/YsxC, protein MDGLPEDLVERARKLFAGPVEFLKSAPGLEFLPDPTVPEIAFAGRSNVGKSSLLNAITGRNKLARTSNTPGRTQELNFFDVGAPLALRLVDMPGYGFAEAPRDMVKRWRFLVNDYLRGRAVLKRAVVLIDSRHGVKPVDREIMEMLDAAAVGYRLVLTKADKIKASELAAVTAATEAEARKHPAAFPQLIATSSEKGMGIAEVRAAVLEDALS, encoded by the coding sequence ATGGACGGCCTTCCCGAAGACCTGGTCGAGCGGGCGCGCAAGCTGTTCGCCGGCCCGGTCGAGTTCCTGAAGTCGGCCCCGGGTCTGGAGTTCCTGCCCGATCCTACCGTGCCCGAGATCGCCTTTGCCGGCCGCTCGAACGTCGGCAAGAGCTCGCTCCTCAACGCCATCACCGGGCGCAACAAGCTGGCGCGCACCTCGAACACGCCAGGCCGGACGCAGGAGCTGAACTTCTTCGACGTCGGCGCGCCGCTGGCGCTGCGGCTGGTCGACATGCCGGGCTATGGCTTCGCCGAGGCGCCGAGGGACATGGTCAAGCGCTGGCGCTTCCTCGTGAACGACTATCTGCGCGGCCGCGCCGTGCTGAAGCGCGCGGTGGTCCTCATCGACAGCCGCCACGGGGTGAAGCCGGTCGATCGCGAGATCATGGAGATGCTCGACGCCGCGGCGGTCGGCTATCGCCTCGTGCTCACCAAGGCCGACAAGATCAAGGCGAGCGAACTTGCCGCGGTCACCGCGGCCACCGAGGCCGAGGCGCGCAAGCACCCCGCCGCCTTCCCCCAGCTCATCGCCACCTCGAGCGAGAAGGGCATGGGCATCGCCGAGGTCCGCGCCGCGGTTCTGGAAGACGCGCTGTCCTGA
- a CDS encoding glutathione S-transferase family protein translates to MTANGEDVLKLILGNKAYSSWSMRGWLAVKASGLDFEELVVPLYNDTWDERREGDEFAPSSGKVPLLWHDETVVWDSLAIIEYCADLTSREHYWPEDLAARAMARSMAAEMHSGFSALRRECPMNVRRNVPTPDLSDEAVADINRVLTLWAQARARHGSGGPFLFGGWSAVDMMYAPVVTRFLTWSIPVPPFARQYMSDVLRHPHVAQWIDAAQDEPWVIEQFEGGKGTA, encoded by the coding sequence ATGACCGCGAACGGAGAAGACGTGCTCAAGCTCATCCTCGGCAACAAGGCCTATTCCTCCTGGTCGATGCGCGGCTGGTTGGCAGTCAAGGCCTCGGGCCTCGACTTCGAGGAGCTGGTCGTGCCCCTCTACAACGATACGTGGGACGAGCGACGCGAGGGCGACGAATTCGCCCCGTCCTCGGGCAAGGTGCCGCTGCTCTGGCATGACGAGACGGTCGTCTGGGACAGCCTCGCGATCATCGAATATTGCGCCGACCTTACGAGCCGCGAGCATTACTGGCCGGAGGACCTCGCCGCCCGCGCCATGGCCCGCTCGATGGCCGCCGAAATGCATTCGGGCTTTTCGGCCCTGCGCCGCGAATGCCCGATGAACGTCCGCCGCAACGTCCCCACCCCCGACCTTTCCGACGAGGCGGTGGCCGACATCAACCGTGTCCTCACCCTGTGGGCGCAGGCCCGCGCCCGCCACGGTTCGGGCGGCCCCTTCCTGTTCGGCGGCTGGTCGGCGGTCGACATGATGTACGCGCCCGTCGTCACCCGTTTCCTGACCTGGTCGATCCCCGTCCCGCCCTTCGCCCGCCAGTATATGTCCGATGTGCTCCGCCACCCGCATGTCGCGCAGTGGATCGACGCCGCGCAGGACGAACCGTGGGTGATCGAACAATTCGAGGGCGGCAAAGGAACTGCCTGA
- a CDS encoding cupin domain-containing protein, which yields MPKLDLGTIERTNRTGYPPPHDAAVAGRWYQRLAPAGKLTDFGVSLVVLKPGAWSSQRHWHEGEDEFLIMLEGEAVLVEDEGEVVLRAGDCAAFPKGVRNGHHLRNESGSDCRFLCVGGGEAKGGAYSDIDMLFTPEGRYTSKDGTPYDASRI from the coding sequence ATGCCGAAACTGGACTTGGGAACGATCGAGCGCACCAACCGGACCGGCTATCCGCCGCCGCACGACGCCGCGGTCGCGGGGCGCTGGTATCAGCGACTGGCCCCGGCCGGGAAGCTGACCGACTTCGGGGTCAGCCTGGTGGTGCTCAAGCCCGGCGCCTGGTCGAGCCAGCGCCACTGGCACGAGGGCGAGGACGAGTTCCTGATCATGCTCGAAGGCGAAGCGGTGCTGGTCGAGGACGAGGGCGAGGTCGTTCTTCGGGCGGGCGACTGCGCGGCCTTCCCCAAGGGGGTACGGAACGGCCACCACCTGCGCAACGAGAGCGGCTCCGACTGCCGCTTCCTGTGCGTCGGCGGGGGCGAAGCGAAGGGCGGCGCCTACAGCGACATCGACATGCTGTTCACGCCCGAGGGCCGCTATACCAGCAAGGACGGGACGCCCTACGACGCCAGCCGGATCTAG
- the dapE gene encoding succinyl-diaminopimelate desuccinylase, with the protein MSSIDPVDLAAKLISVPSVTPASGAVFDVLDEALSAIGFTVHRFILGEAPDGPTENMVAIRERGPGPHVGFAGHLDVVPAGEGWTASAFEARIEDGRLIGRGANDMKSAIAAAAAAASAIDQQGGTLSFLITGDEEGYATYGTPRIIDWLNERAIRPDMILIGEPTSETRLGDTVKIGRRGSVNLWLTVKGVQGHVAYPHKADNPVPRLARIVAALSELHLDDGTEAFPPSNLEFTALGTPTSASNLIPGEATAQLNIRFNNLQNGADLVAEVTRIARTIDPAAEVRARISGEAFLTPAGRLYDIVTEAIEAECGIAPRLSTGGGTSDGRFLIQLCPVVDFGLPNATMHKVGESAGVADIEALARIYRRVFEAGLRP; encoded by the coding sequence ATGTCCTCTATCGACCCCGTCGACCTCGCCGCCAAGCTCATCTCGGTGCCCTCGGTCACCCCCGCCAGCGGCGCGGTGTTCGACGTCCTCGACGAGGCGCTATCGGCCATCGGCTTCACCGTCCATCGATTCATCCTCGGCGAAGCGCCCGACGGGCCGACCGAGAACATGGTCGCGATCCGTGAACGCGGCCCCGGCCCCCATGTCGGCTTCGCCGGCCATCTCGACGTGGTGCCCGCGGGCGAGGGCTGGACGGCAAGCGCCTTCGAGGCGCGGATCGAGGACGGCCGGCTGATCGGGCGCGGCGCCAACGACATGAAGAGCGCGATCGCCGCCGCCGCCGCCGCCGCGTCCGCGATCGACCAGCAGGGGGGCACCCTTTCCTTCCTCATCACCGGCGACGAGGAAGGCTATGCGACCTATGGCACGCCGCGGATCATCGACTGGCTGAACGAGCGCGCGATCCGCCCCGACATGATCCTGATCGGCGAGCCGACCAGCGAGACCCGGCTCGGCGACACGGTCAAGATCGGCCGCCGCGGTTCGGTCAATTTGTGGCTGACGGTCAAGGGCGTGCAGGGCCACGTCGCCTATCCGCACAAGGCCGACAATCCGGTCCCGCGCCTCGCCCGCATCGTCGCCGCCCTGTCGGAGCTTCATCTCGACGACGGGACCGAGGCCTTCCCGCCCTCGAACCTCGAATTTACCGCGCTCGGCACCCCGACCAGCGCCAGCAATCTCATTCCGGGCGAGGCGACCGCCCAGCTCAACATCCGCTTCAACAACCTTCAGAACGGCGCCGACCTCGTCGCCGAGGTCACCCGCATCGCCCGCACAATCGACCCCGCCGCCGAGGTCCGCGCGCGCATCTCGGGCGAGGCCTTCCTGACACCGGCAGGCCGGCTCTACGATATCGTCACGGAGGCGATCGAGGCCGAGTGCGGAATTGCGCCAAGGCTCTCGACCGGCGGCGGCACCTCGGATGGCCGCTTCCTCATCCAGCTCTGCCCGGTGGTCGACTTCGGCCTGCCCAATGCGACCATGCACAAGGTCGGGGAAAGCGCAGGCGTGGCGGATATCGAGGCGCTGGCCCGCATCTACCGGCGGGTGTTCGAAGCGGGCCTGCGACCCTAG
- a CDS encoding putative bifunctional diguanylate cyclase/phosphodiesterase, with the protein MGSAQKISNMILSGLAGVASFIFSLYAFVTITQLPQQIAAAVIAGAFCLVVCYVASERPNSEGARALAALRDRLLAVEEGDLTSPAPDLVRHAMPKVAAAVDSLFAEVRNSIDNAHALGMYDPVTSLPNRLNFRAEAERMLAAAGERSSVMLFLDLDRFKAVNDSLGHARGDQLLVMVANRLRVLVNSEATSSTVRPLLARLAGDEFTLFFPDVGSAAEAERLARRLVLAIGEPFELHGHSVDIGASVGVAMSPAHGRSVEELMKAADIAMYRAKGRGGHQHCLFNDAIAEEHRHRLETEKALVDAVQRGEFVLALQPQLSLASGAVTGAEALLRWNHPTRGLVRPAEFITIAEQTGVINDIGDWVMAEVAAMLASWEETGEGLGRVAFNISPRQIERADFFPRLRQIFANAGVGLDRVELEFTETAAMECSAAVLAEIAEVRREGARIAIDDFGTGYSNIARLRKLPIDRVKLDQSLIHDIVTSEQARNVVQAVIQLVRGVDCELVAEAVETVAQADILRAMGCETIQGFVFAEPMMETEFLAWTRHASSEGRSAA; encoded by the coding sequence GTGGGCAGCGCTCAAAAGATCAGCAACATGATCCTGTCGGGGCTGGCGGGCGTGGCTTCGTTCATCTTCTCGCTTTACGCTTTCGTCACCATCACCCAGCTGCCGCAGCAGATCGCCGCGGCGGTGATCGCCGGGGCCTTCTGCCTGGTCGTCTGCTATGTCGCCTCGGAGCGGCCCAACAGCGAAGGCGCGCGCGCGCTGGCCGCCTTGCGCGACCGGCTGCTGGCAGTGGAGGAAGGCGACCTCACCAGCCCCGCGCCGGACCTCGTCCGCCATGCCATGCCCAAGGTCGCGGCGGCGGTGGACAGCCTGTTCGCCGAGGTCCGCAACTCGATCGACAACGCCCATGCGCTGGGCATGTACGATCCCGTCACCAGCCTACCCAACCGCCTCAACTTCCGCGCCGAGGCCGAGCGGATGCTCGCGGCGGCGGGCGAACGATCGTCGGTCATGCTGTTCCTTGACCTCGACCGGTTCAAGGCGGTCAACGACAGTCTCGGCCATGCCCGCGGCGACCAGCTGCTGGTGATGGTCGCCAACCGGCTGCGGGTGCTGGTCAACAGCGAGGCGACCAGCAGCACCGTCCGTCCGCTGCTGGCGCGGCTCGCGGGCGACGAATTCACGCTTTTCTTCCCCGACGTGGGCAGCGCGGCCGAGGCCGAGCGCCTCGCCCGCCGGCTGGTGCTGGCGATCGGCGAGCCGTTCGAACTCCACGGCCACAGCGTCGATATCGGCGCTTCGGTGGGGGTGGCGATGAGCCCCGCGCACGGTCGCTCGGTCGAGGAACTGATGAAGGCGGCGGACATCGCCATGTACCGCGCCAAGGGCCGCGGCGGGCACCAGCATTGCCTGTTCAACGACGCCATCGCCGAGGAGCATCGCCACCGGCTGGAGACCGAGAAGGCGCTGGTCGATGCGGTCCAGCGGGGCGAGTTCGTGCTCGCGCTGCAGCCGCAGCTCAGCCTCGCCAGCGGCGCGGTGACGGGGGCCGAGGCGCTGCTGCGCTGGAACCACCCGACCCGCGGGCTGGTGCGCCCGGCCGAGTTCATCACCATCGCCGAGCAGACCGGGGTCATCAACGACATCGGCGACTGGGTGATGGCCGAGGTGGCGGCGATGCTCGCGAGCTGGGAGGAGACCGGCGAGGGGCTTGGCCGGGTCGCCTTCAACATCTCGCCGCGCCAGATCGAGCGCGCCGACTTCTTCCCGCGCCTGCGGCAGATCTTCGCCAATGCCGGGGTCGGGCTCGACCGGGTCGAGCTCGAATTCACCGAGACCGCGGCGATGGAATGCTCGGCCGCGGTGCTGGCCGAGATCGCCGAGGTCCGCCGCGAAGGCGCACGAATCGCCATCGACGATTTCGGGACGGGCTATTCGAACATCGCGCGGCTCCGGAAGCTGCCGATCGACCGGGTCAAGCTCGACCAGTCGCTGATCCACGACATCGTTACCAGCGAGCAGGCGCGCAACGTCGTCCAGGCGGTGATCCAGCTGGTTCGCGGGGTCGATTGCGAGCTGGTCGCCGAGGCGGTCGAGACCGTCGCCCAGGCCGACATCCTGCGCGCCATGGGCTGCGAGACCATCCAGGGCTTCGTCTTCGCCGAGCCGATGATGGAGACCGAGTTCCTCGCCTGGACCCGCCACGCCAGCAGCGAGGGGCGGAGCGCGGCCTAG
- a CDS encoding Smr/MutS family protein, whose amino-acid sequence MRNLSPEEQALWARVTATITPLSRDDAPAPKLAPAPAPPPLPEPVRSPPPKGRVPPPRPVTAAPVRRATIHGNLDGHWEKRLKSGNIAVDRTVDLHGHNLDAAWEAIDRALERAVNAGERVLLLVTGHHRPGEPPIQRGRIRAAVHDWLAVSRHADRIAAVRSAHRRHGGGGSLYLILRR is encoded by the coding sequence TTGCGCAACCTCAGCCCTGAAGAACAGGCCCTGTGGGCGCGGGTGACCGCGACCATCACGCCGCTCAGCCGTGACGACGCGCCCGCGCCGAAGCTTGCCCCTGCGCCCGCGCCGCCGCCACTGCCCGAACCCGTCCGCTCGCCACCGCCGAAAGGGCGGGTGCCGCCGCCGCGGCCGGTGACCGCCGCCCCGGTCCGCCGCGCGACCATTCATGGCAATCTCGACGGCCATTGGGAAAAGCGGCTCAAGAGCGGCAACATCGCGGTCGACCGCACCGTCGACCTCCATGGCCATAATCTCGACGCCGCCTGGGAGGCGATCGACCGCGCGCTCGAGCGGGCGGTGAATGCGGGCGAGCGGGTGCTCTTGCTGGTCACCGGCCACCATCGTCCGGGCGAGCCGCCGATCCAGCGCGGGCGGATCCGCGCCGCGGTCCACGACTGGCTGGCGGTCAGCCGCCATGCCGACCGCATCGCCGCGGTCCGAAGCGCACACCGCCGGCATGGCGGGGGCGGGAGTCTGTACCTCATCCTGCGGCGCTGA
- the mltA gene encoding murein transglycosylase A → MRSFKPAFAALLALSIAACATRPVPQPAPLPAPAPVPTPAPPPAPPPPKRALDAGAFLAAPRTLTDEQASRALDAFKISCPVLVRRKDASGLTLAADWQPLCAEAASLTAGQARAFFEQRFDWVQVGDGKAFATGYYEPELAGSRTPLPGYVPIYRTPTDLTRCTRPDGQTGRGRIDETGTCVLYYSRPEIEDGALANKGLELAWAADPIDLFFLQIQGSGRLKLPDGNEMRIGYAEQNGREYKAIGRIMRERGILQPGGTTMQDIVAWLRAYPDQGRAIMRENLSYVFFRELTGPGPLGAMNVPVTGRASVAADPLFVPLGAPIFLSVDRPEANGLWIAQDTGGAIKGANRVDTFWGHGVEATRIAGGMAAKGSALLLLPRGSLAAAKARAASAAGVVPTVAQPQP, encoded by the coding sequence GTGCGGAGCTTCAAGCCTGCGTTCGCCGCGCTGCTCGCTTTGTCGATCGCGGCCTGCGCGACCCGTCCGGTTCCCCAGCCCGCGCCGCTCCCGGCGCCCGCCCCGGTGCCGACCCCGGCTCCGCCGCCCGCGCCGCCGCCACCCAAGCGCGCGCTCGACGCCGGCGCCTTCCTCGCCGCGCCGCGGACCCTGACCGACGAGCAGGCGAGCCGCGCGCTCGACGCGTTCAAGATCAGCTGCCCGGTGCTGGTCCGGCGCAAGGACGCCTCGGGCCTGACCCTGGCGGCGGACTGGCAGCCGCTCTGCGCCGAGGCGGCGAGCCTGACGGCCGGCCAAGCGAGGGCGTTTTTCGAGCAGCGCTTCGACTGGGTCCAGGTCGGCGACGGCAAGGCCTTCGCGACCGGCTATTACGAGCCCGAGCTGGCCGGCTCACGGACGCCGCTGCCGGGCTATGTGCCGATCTACCGGACCCCGACAGACCTCACCCGCTGCACCCGTCCCGACGGGCAGACCGGGCGCGGGCGGATCGACGAGACGGGGACCTGCGTCCTTTATTATTCGCGGCCCGAGATCGAGGACGGGGCGCTGGCGAACAAGGGGCTCGAGCTCGCCTGGGCGGCCGACCCGATCGACTTGTTCTTCCTCCAGATCCAGGGCTCGGGGCGGCTGAAGCTGCCCGACGGGAACGAGATGCGGATCGGCTATGCCGAACAGAACGGCCGCGAATACAAGGCGATCGGGCGGATCATGCGCGAGCGCGGCATCCTCCAGCCCGGCGGCACCACCATGCAGGACATCGTCGCCTGGCTGCGCGCTTATCCCGACCAAGGCCGCGCGATCATGCGCGAGAACCTGTCCTACGTCTTCTTTCGCGAGCTGACCGGGCCGGGCCCCCTGGGCGCGATGAACGTCCCCGTGACGGGCCGCGCGAGCGTTGCCGCCGATCCCCTGTTCGTGCCCTTGGGTGCGCCGATCTTCCTGTCGGTCGACCGGCCCGAGGCCAATGGCCTGTGGATCGCGCAGGACACCGGCGGCGCGATCAAGGGCGCCAACCGGGTCGATACCTTCTGGGGCCACGGGGTCGAGGCCACGCGGATCGCGGGCGGCATGGCGGCCAAGGGCAGCGCGCTGCTGCTCCTCCCGCGCGGGAGCCTTGCCGCCGCCAAGGCGCGCGCGGCCAGCGCCGCGGGAGTGGTCCCGACCGTTGCGCAACCTCAGCCCTGA
- a CDS encoding Tim44/TimA family putative adaptor protein: MVSIIILALVALFIGLRLYNVLGERTGHEQQLTLKPADAEAAPAPRTAVATPGQALPAEPLDTAYLPTAGPGVRALLAADPSFDVARFLEGAQAAYRMILESFWKGRIDEVRGFLDPEIAGAFDQAIAEREAAGQTLDNRLIAIEQALIAAANLSGKVATVTVRFEADIAAVTRDGEGNVVAGSLSDAVQTRDRWTFRRDLGSRDPNWILIETDDE, from the coding sequence TTGGTTTCGATCATCATCCTCGCGCTGGTTGCCCTGTTCATCGGCCTCAGGCTGTACAATGTGCTGGGCGAACGGACGGGACACGAACAGCAGCTGACCCTGAAGCCCGCCGACGCCGAGGCGGCCCCGGCGCCGCGCACGGCGGTCGCGACCCCCGGCCAGGCGCTTCCAGCCGAGCCGCTCGACACGGCGTATCTCCCGACTGCCGGGCCCGGTGTCCGCGCGCTGCTCGCCGCCGACCCGAGCTTCGACGTCGCCCGCTTCCTCGAGGGCGCGCAGGCCGCCTACCGGATGATCCTCGAGAGCTTCTGGAAGGGCCGGATCGACGAGGTGCGCGGCTTCCTCGACCCCGAGATCGCGGGGGCTTTCGACCAGGCGATCGCCGAGCGCGAGGCCGCGGGCCAGACGCTCGACAACCGCCTGATCGCGATCGAGCAGGCGCTGATCGCCGCGGCCAACCTGTCGGGCAAGGTCGCCACCGTCACCGTCCGGTTCGAGGCCGACATCGCCGCGGTCACCCGCGACGGCGAGGGCAATGTCGTCGCCGGCTCGCTCAGCGACGCGGTCCAGACCCGTGACCGGTGGACCTTCCGCCGCGACCTCGGCTCGCGCGATCCCAACTGGATCCTGATCGAAACCGACGACGAATAG
- the secB gene encoding protein-export chaperone SecB, whose protein sequence is MAASDPATLGANGADETANPEAPQVAALAQYVKDLSVENPSSPQVLQWNEQPQLDVQFNIAVNKIADDVHEVVLKIDASARSASGVHFVLDLSYAGLFGLRNIPEEQLPPFLLVEAPRLLFPFARQVVAHSVQDAGFPPLMLDPIDFAGIYMAQVEAQAQQADGGEQPAGEPTVQ, encoded by the coding sequence ATGGCCGCTTCTGATCCCGCGACCCTCGGTGCGAACGGCGCCGACGAGACCGCCAACCCTGAGGCTCCGCAGGTCGCGGCGCTGGCGCAATATGTGAAGGACCTGTCGGTCGAGAACCCCTCGTCGCCGCAGGTGCTGCAGTGGAACGAGCAGCCGCAGCTCGACGTCCAGTTCAACATCGCGGTCAACAAGATCGCCGACGATGTCCACGAGGTCGTGCTCAAGATCGACGCCTCGGCCCGCTCGGCCTCGGGCGTCCATTTCGTCCTCGATTTGAGCTACGCTGGCCTGTTCGGGCTGCGCAACATCCCCGAAGAGCAGCTTCCGCCGTTCCTGCTGGTCGAGGCCCCGCGCCTGCTCTTCCCGTTCGCGCGCCAGGTCGTCGCCCACTCGGTCCAGGACGCCGGCTTCCCGCCGCTGATGCTCGATCCGATCGACTTCGCCGGAATCTACATGGCGCAGGTCGAAGCGCAGGCGCAGCAGGCCGACGGCGGCGAACAGCCCGCCGGCGAACCGACCGTCCAGTAA
- the murJ gene encoding murein biosynthesis integral membrane protein MurJ → MNLLKSTGTIGGLTMVSRILGFGREMLTSRILGASNATDAFVVAFRLPNTFRRLFGEGAFSAGFVPLFSQRLHGEGGAEEARKFSEEVLAVFLPTLILFTLVFQVIMGPFVAALSGYVGDKLEFTTFLTRITFPYLLLISLVSLFSGILNSLTRFTAAAFAPALLNLMMMIALLVVPEGGKPSATALAVAVTLGGVVQLALLLIATKRAGISLRLRRPRMTPGVRQFVRVVVPATLGAGVYQISAFIDTFFLTRLGTGAPSYFNFADRLNQLPLGVIGAALGTAILPQISRHVGAGEPDKAATIQAQAAELAMLLCLPAALALCAAAEPLVGALFQGGKFSAADTAVTAQVLAIIVLGLPAYVLVKVLTPGFYSRQDTGTPVKIAAVVLVANVVLNFALIPFFGIAGLSAVVAFTSWLNCAILYVILHRRGHFRMPGWLGTRILRQFLAAGAMVAAIYVVRQLIGDWFTGGLGHRLVGLAVLIGSGLAVYFPLVWVLGGVDRDAFLALLRRKRPVADAG, encoded by the coding sequence GTGAACCTCCTCAAATCGACCGGGACGATCGGCGGGCTGACGATGGTCAGCCGGATCCTCGGATTCGGCCGCGAGATGCTGACCTCGCGCATCCTCGGCGCGAGCAACGCCACCGATGCCTTCGTGGTCGCCTTCCGCCTGCCCAACACCTTCCGCCGGCTGTTCGGCGAGGGCGCCTTCTCGGCCGGTTTCGTGCCCCTCTTCTCGCAGCGCCTCCACGGCGAAGGCGGCGCCGAGGAAGCGCGCAAATTTTCCGAGGAAGTGCTGGCGGTGTTCCTGCCGACGCTCATCCTCTTCACCCTGGTGTTCCAGGTGATCATGGGCCCGTTCGTCGCGGCCCTATCGGGCTATGTCGGCGACAAGCTCGAGTTCACCACCTTCCTCACCCGGATCACCTTCCCCTACCTGCTGCTGATCAGCCTGGTCTCGCTCTTCTCGGGCATCCTCAACAGCCTGACCCGCTTCACCGCCGCCGCCTTCGCGCCGGCGCTGCTCAACCTCATGATGATGATCGCGCTGCTGGTCGTCCCCGAGGGCGGCAAGCCGAGCGCAACCGCGCTTGCGGTGGCGGTCACGCTGGGCGGCGTGGTCCAGCTCGCTTTGCTGCTGATCGCGACCAAGCGCGCGGGCATTTCGCTCCGCCTCCGCCGCCCGCGGATGACGCCGGGCGTGCGCCAGTTCGTCCGGGTGGTCGTCCCCGCGACGCTGGGCGCGGGCGTCTACCAGATCAGTGCTTTCATCGACACCTTCTTCCTGACCCGGCTCGGCACGGGCGCCCCCAGCTACTTCAACTTCGCCGACCGGCTGAACCAGCTTCCGCTGGGCGTCATCGGCGCCGCGCTCGGCACCGCCATCCTGCCCCAGATCAGCCGCCACGTCGGCGCCGGCGAGCCCGACAAGGCCGCCACCATCCAGGCCCAGGCGGCCGAACTCGCGATGCTGCTCTGCCTTCCCGCCGCCCTCGCGCTCTGCGCCGCGGCCGAGCCGCTGGTCGGCGCGCTATTCCAGGGCGGCAAGTTCAGCGCCGCCGACACCGCGGTCACCGCGCAGGTGCTGGCGATCATCGTGCTCGGCCTTCCCGCCTATGTGCTGGTCAAGGTGCTGACCCCCGGCTTCTATTCGCGCCAGGACACCGGCACCCCGGTCAAGATCGCGGCGGTGGTGCTGGTCGCCAACGTCGTCCTCAACTTCGCCCTGATCCCCTTCTTCGGGATCGCCGGCCTTTCGGCGGTGGTCGCCTTCACCAGCTGGCTCAACTGCGCGATCCTCTACGTCATCCTCCACCGCCGCGGGCATTTCCGGATGCCGGGCTGGCTCGGGACTCGGATCCTCCGCCAGTTCCTTGCCGCCGGCGCGATGGTCGCGGCGATCTACGTGGTCCGCCAGCTTATTGGCGACTGGTTCACCGGCGGCCTCGGCCACCGGCTGGTCGGGCTCGCCGTGCTGATCGGCAGCGGCCTTGCCGTCTATTTCCCGCTGGTGTGGGTGCTGGGAGGGGTCGACCGCGACGCCTTCCTTGCCCTCCTGCGCCGCAAGCGCCCGGTGGCCGATGCCGGCTGA
- the trpS gene encoding tryptophan--tRNA ligase gives MPAERPVTRVLSGIQPTGNLHLGNLLGAILRWVRMQDEAPCLFFLADLHSLSDFIPAETRRAQVRAMAAALIASGIDPARSTLFAQSDVPAHAELCWILNGTARMGWLSRMTQWKDKSGKNKEGASVALFDYPVLQAADILLYRPSHVPVGEDQKQHIELTRDIAIKFNQDTGTETFAIPEPFVGGGVSARVMSLRDGSAKMSKSDPSDMSRINLVDSDDEIAAKIRKARTDPDPLPGDPELLAGRPEARNLVGILAAVTGESETAILARFEGQGFGAFKPALAEALMTLIAPIRARYTELERDTATLDRLLDKGAEDAAALAAPTLLAAKRALGLSRH, from the coding sequence ATGCCGGCTGAGCGTCCCGTCACCCGCGTCCTGTCGGGCATCCAGCCGACCGGCAACCTTCACCTCGGCAACCTGCTCGGCGCGATCCTGCGCTGGGTGCGGATGCAGGATGAGGCCCCGTGCCTCTTCTTCCTCGCCGACCTCCACAGCCTGTCGGACTTCATCCCGGCCGAGACCCGCCGCGCGCAGGTCCGCGCCATGGCCGCCGCCTTGATCGCCAGCGGGATCGACCCCGCCCGCTCGACCCTTTTCGCGCAGAGCGACGTCCCCGCCCATGCCGAGCTCTGCTGGATCCTCAACGGCACCGCCCGGATGGGCTGGCTCAGCCGGATGACCCAGTGGAAGGACAAGTCGGGCAAGAACAAGGAAGGGGCCAGCGTCGCTCTGTTCGACTATCCCGTCCTCCAGGCCGCCGACATCCTCCTCTATCGCCCCAGCCACGTGCCCGTGGGCGAGGACCAGAAGCAGCATATCGAGCTGACCCGCGACATCGCGATCAAGTTCAACCAGGACACGGGCACCGAGACCTTCGCCATCCCCGAGCCGTTCGTCGGCGGCGGCGTCTCGGCGCGAGTCATGAGCTTGCGCGACGGCTCGGCCAAGATGAGCAAGTCCGACCCCTCGGACATGAGCCGGATCAACCTCGTCGATTCGGACGACGAGATCGCCGCCAAGATCCGCAAGGCGCGCACCGATCCCGATCCGCTTCCCGGCGACCCCGAGCTGCTCGCCGGCCGCCCCGAGGCACGCAACCTCGTCGGCATCCTTGCTGCGGTCACCGGCGAGAGCGAGACCGCCATCCTCGCCCGCTTCGAGGGCCAGGGCTTCGGCGCCTTCAAGCCCGCGCTGGCCGAGGCGCTGATGACGCTGATCGCCCCGATCCGCGCCCGCTACACCGAGCTCGAGCGCGACACCGCCACCCTCGACCGGCTGCTCGACAAGGGTGCCGAGGACGCGGCTGCCCTCGCCGCCCCGACCCTGCTGGCCGCCAAGCGCGCGCTGGGCCTCTCGCGGCACTAG